Proteins from a genomic interval of Halopseudomonas litoralis:
- a CDS encoding Rieske 2Fe-2S domain-containing protein: protein MTRQLDQLEKKIRGAVEVDPVSGNYRCDRSIFTDQELFDLEMKYIFEGNWVFLGHESQVENPGDYFTLTLGRQPVVITRSKEGELQALLNTCSHRGATLCRKKRGNKASFTCPFHGWTFKNDGKLLKARDQKKGGYPENFNTDGSHDLKRLARFENYRGFLFGSLNADVLPLQEYLGETTKVIDNIVDQAEDGLEVLRGTSSYTFEGNWKLAAENGADGYHVGTVHWNYLSTMGQRNYDKGGTEAVDAKSWSSEGGFYSFEHGHMMLWTRLTNPQVRPIFKHQERLQEKVGEARADAIINTTKNLCIYPNLYLMDQFSTQIRVLRPISLNKSEITIYCWAPKNEPADERAKRIRQYEDFFNVSGMGTPDDLEEFRACQQGYNAEGLKWNDMSRGAAHWIEGADEGAQRIDLKPILSGAKPEDEGLYVTHHQHWVEEMLRAVETERARFVAVAAQETSV, encoded by the coding sequence ATGACTCGTCAACTCGACCAACTCGAAAAAAAGATCCGCGGTGCAGTGGAAGTCGATCCGGTTAGCGGCAACTACCGTTGCGATCGCAGCATCTTCACCGACCAGGAGCTGTTTGACCTGGAGATGAAATACATCTTCGAAGGTAACTGGGTATTCCTCGGCCACGAAAGCCAGGTGGAAAACCCCGGCGACTATTTCACTCTGACGCTGGGCCGCCAACCTGTGGTCATCACCCGCTCCAAGGAAGGTGAACTGCAGGCGCTGCTCAACACCTGTTCACACCGCGGCGCCACCCTGTGCCGCAAGAAGCGTGGCAACAAGGCGTCGTTCACCTGCCCCTTCCACGGCTGGACGTTCAAGAACGATGGCAAGCTGCTCAAGGCGCGTGACCAGAAGAAGGGCGGTTATCCGGAAAACTTCAACACTGATGGTTCGCATGACCTCAAGCGCCTGGCGCGCTTCGAGAACTACCGTGGTTTCCTGTTTGGCAGCCTGAATGCCGATGTGTTGCCGCTGCAGGAATACCTGGGTGAAACCACCAAGGTCATCGACAATATTGTCGATCAGGCCGAAGACGGTCTGGAAGTGCTGCGGGGAACCTCCTCCTATACCTTTGAAGGCAACTGGAAGCTGGCTGCGGAAAACGGCGCTGATGGTTATCACGTGGGTACCGTGCACTGGAACTATCTGTCGACCATGGGCCAGCGCAATTACGATAAGGGTGGTACCGAGGCAGTCGACGCCAAGAGCTGGTCCAGCGAGGGCGGCTTCTACTCCTTCGAGCATGGCCACATGATGCTCTGGACCCGTCTGACCAACCCGCAGGTTCGCCCGATATTCAAGCATCAGGAGCGTCTGCAGGAAAAGGTGGGTGAGGCGCGTGCCGATGCCATTATCAATACCACCAAGAACCTGTGCATCTATCCGAACCTGTATCTGATGGATCAGTTTTCCACCCAGATTCGTGTGCTGCGTCCGATTTCGCTGAACAAGAGTGAGATCACCATTTATTGCTGGGCGCCGAAGAACGAGCCGGCGGACGAGCGTGCCAAGCGCATTCGTCAATACGAAGACTTCTTCAATGTCAGTGGCATGGGCACGCCGGATGACCTGGAAGAGTTCCGCGCCTGTCAGCAAGGCTATAACGCCGAAGGCCTGAAGTGGAATGACATGAGCCGTGGTGCCGCGCATTGGATCGAAGGTGCGGACGAAGGTGCTCAGCGCATCGACCTCAAGCCCATTCTCAGCGGTGCCAAGCCAGAGGATGAAGGTCTGTACGTGACGCATCATCAGCACTGGGTCGAGGAAATGTTGCGCGCCGTTGAGACCGAGCGTGCCCGTTTCGTTGCCGTTGCCGCACAGGAGACTTCCGTATGA
- the catA gene encoding catechol 1,2-dioxygenase, whose translation MTIRTTQTAEVQELLKKVAGFHVEGGNERVKKIVHRFMSDVFQLIEDFDVTPEEFWSAVYYVGELGKNGEASLLAPGLGMDKYLDIRMDAEDEAAGLAGGTPRTIEGPLYVAGAPLVEGFARMDDGTDVTGQAMLLKGQITDEDGKPLANAIVDVWHADSKGNYSYFDKSQSDFNLRRRIKTDENGRYVAQSITPSGYGCPPEGSTQTLLNQLGRHGQRPAHIHFFISAPGHKHLTTQINLAGDEFTYDDFAFATRDELVVEAHSVEHSADGEKHGVTGPITEVEFNFQLVSTDKAELQARHERKRALEGAAVA comes from the coding sequence ATGACAATCAGAACCACCCAAACTGCCGAAGTACAGGAACTGCTGAAAAAAGTTGCCGGATTCCACGTGGAAGGCGGCAATGAGCGCGTGAAAAAGATCGTGCATCGCTTCATGAGCGATGTATTCCAGTTGATTGAAGATTTCGATGTCACTCCGGAAGAGTTCTGGAGTGCTGTTTACTACGTTGGCGAACTGGGCAAGAACGGTGAAGCGTCCTTGCTGGCCCCGGGCCTGGGCATGGATAAGTACCTGGATATCCGTATGGATGCCGAGGACGAGGCTGCTGGTCTGGCTGGTGGCACCCCGCGCACCATCGAAGGCCCGCTGTATGTGGCTGGTGCGCCGTTGGTTGAGGGCTTTGCCCGGATGGACGATGGTACGGATGTGACTGGTCAGGCCATGCTGCTCAAAGGTCAGATCACTGATGAAGACGGCAAGCCGCTGGCCAACGCCATTGTCGATGTCTGGCATGCCGACTCCAAGGGTAACTATTCCTACTTCGACAAGTCGCAGAGTGACTTCAACCTGCGTCGCCGGATCAAGACTGACGAGAACGGCCGCTACGTTGCTCAATCAATCACTCCGTCCGGTTACGGCTGCCCGCCCGAGGGTTCCACCCAGACGCTGCTGAATCAGCTGGGCCGCCATGGTCAGCGTCCGGCACATATTCACTTCTTTATTTCGGCGCCCGGTCACAAGCACCTGACCACCCAGATCAACCTGGCCGGCGATGAGTTCACCTACGACGACTTCGCCTTCGCGACCCGCGATGAGTTGGTAGTCGAGGCGCATTCGGTCGAGCATTCCGCCGATGGCGAGAAGCATGGTGTGACGGGCCCGATTACCGAAGTGGAATTCAACTTCCAGTTGGTCTCCACCGACAAGGCCGAGCTGCAGGCACGTCACGAGCGTAAGCGTGCGCTGGAAGGCGCTGCTGTCGCCTGA
- the catC gene encoding muconolactone Delta-isomerase: MLFKVEMKVNIPQDMPAEVANEIKAREKAYSHELQRQGKWRHLWRVAGSYANVSIFDVQDNAELQDLISNLPLFPYMDITVAPLCRHPSSIHEDDR, from the coding sequence ATGCTGTTCAAGGTCGAGATGAAGGTCAATATTCCCCAGGACATGCCGGCGGAAGTGGCCAATGAAATCAAGGCGCGGGAAAAGGCCTACTCCCATGAGCTGCAGCGCCAGGGCAAATGGCGTCACCTGTGGCGGGTGGCCGGCAGCTACGCCAACGTCAGTATCTTCGATGTGCAGGACAACGCTGAACTGCAGGACCTGATCAGCAACCTGCCACTGTTCCCTTATATGGATATCACCGTCGCGCCCCTGTGTCGTCATCCGTCTTCGATTCATGAGGATGACCGCTGA